The following are from one region of the Gryllotalpicola protaetiae genome:
- a CDS encoding MurR/RpiR family transcriptional regulator, with protein MTEVVAPSKHSTDGFGVSSRILAALPEMSVAMAKIGALLLENPAAPLELSITELAQRAGTSPATVTRFCRLIGYAGYPPLRVGAAADLGRSSAETWQSDIGRAFDPADTAVDVLNALVSSHTSALQTTAARLDHNAAEQAARAIAASAHVDIYGIGGSAVLANELQARLYRIGLNAHVWSEVHEGLTSAAIQGPGTVAIGISNTGRTGETLEMLALARSTGALAVAITGNPDSPLASVADHHLTAFAVDAYLQPDDLSAKHAQLLAIDLLYLLVAQQDFARTTAMLAASAAAVAPHRRSLRGGTRSRERGNPVA; from the coding sequence ATGACAGAAGTAGTCGCACCATCGAAGCACAGCACGGACGGGTTCGGCGTGAGCAGCCGCATCCTGGCCGCGCTGCCCGAGATGTCTGTGGCCATGGCGAAGATCGGCGCCCTGCTGCTCGAGAATCCGGCGGCGCCGCTCGAGCTGTCGATCACCGAGCTCGCCCAGCGCGCGGGCACCTCGCCGGCGACCGTCACGCGCTTCTGCCGGCTGATCGGCTACGCGGGCTACCCGCCGCTGCGCGTCGGCGCCGCCGCGGATCTCGGGCGGTCGAGCGCCGAGACCTGGCAGTCGGACATCGGGCGCGCCTTCGACCCCGCCGACACGGCGGTCGACGTGCTCAACGCGCTCGTCAGCTCGCACACCTCGGCGCTGCAGACCACGGCAGCCCGCCTCGACCACAACGCCGCGGAGCAGGCGGCGCGCGCGATCGCGGCCAGCGCGCACGTCGACATCTACGGCATCGGCGGCAGCGCCGTCCTCGCGAACGAACTGCAGGCGCGCCTGTACCGCATCGGCCTCAACGCGCACGTGTGGAGCGAGGTGCACGAGGGGCTGACGAGCGCGGCGATCCAAGGGCCGGGCACGGTCGCGATCGGCATCTCGAACACGGGCCGCACGGGCGAGACGCTCGAGATGCTGGCGCTCGCGCGCTCCACAGGGGCCCTTGCCGTGGCGATCACCGGCAATCCGGATTCGCCGCTGGCATCCGTCGCCGACCATCACCTCACCGCCTTCGCGGTCGACGCCTACCTGCAGCCCGACGACCTGTCGGCCAAGCACGCGCAGCTGCTGGCGATCGACCTGCTCTACCTGCTCGTCGCGCAGCAGGACTTCGCCCGCACGACCGCCATGCTCGCGGCATCCGCCGCAGCTGTCGCCCCGCACCGGCGCTCGCTGCGCGGCGGAACGCGCTCACGAGAGAGAGGAAATCCCGTCGCATGA
- a CDS encoding sugar isomerase domain-containing protein, with translation MTDLVTDFHRQAASRLDALAESARAGGLDVAIGLLADSLRNGGVLQAFGTGHSQAFAMEIAGRAGGLIPTHSLALRDLVLLGKRPLDVLHGGTLERDDSVVDDLWSLYDFQPADVFLIASNSGVNGSIVGLALKAKAEGHAVIAVTSLAHTNAVTPKHPSGKRLAEVADVVIDNLAPYGDTTLELSGGLGVGAVSSITAAFIAQLLTIGAAERVQAAGDVPPLFISANIPEGDAHNRALQDLYGDRIGHLA, from the coding sequence ATGACCGACCTCGTCACCGACTTCCACCGACAGGCGGCCTCGCGCCTCGACGCGCTCGCCGAGTCGGCGCGCGCCGGCGGCCTCGACGTCGCGATCGGCCTGCTCGCCGACTCCCTCAGGAACGGGGGAGTGCTGCAGGCCTTCGGCACCGGCCACTCGCAGGCGTTCGCGATGGAGATCGCGGGGCGCGCGGGAGGCCTGATACCGACGCACTCGCTCGCCCTGCGCGACCTCGTGCTGCTCGGCAAGCGGCCGCTCGACGTGCTGCACGGCGGCACCCTGGAGCGCGACGACAGCGTCGTCGACGACCTGTGGTCGCTCTATGACTTCCAGCCGGCCGATGTGTTCCTGATCGCCTCGAACTCGGGCGTCAACGGCTCGATCGTCGGCCTCGCCCTCAAGGCGAAGGCCGAAGGTCACGCCGTCATCGCGGTGACGAGCCTCGCGCACACGAACGCGGTGACGCCCAAGCATCCGAGCGGCAAACGCCTCGCTGAGGTCGCAGACGTCGTCATCGACAACCTCGCCCCCTACGGCGACACCACCCTCGAGCTCTCGGGCGGGCTCGGCGTCGGGGCGGTGTCGTCGATCACGGCCGCCTTCATCGCCCAGCTGCTCACCATCGGCGCTGCCGAGCGCGTTCAGGCGGCCGGTGACGTGCCGCCCCTGTTCATCTCGGCCAACATCCCTGAGGGCGACGCGCACAACCGCGCCCTGCAGGACCTCTACGGCGACCGCATCGGGCACCTTGCATGA